AGGGCATGCTGGCTAAAGAGGGAGACGAGTAACGGCCCCGGTAGGGAAATCCGCTTTTTCCCAGAGAAAACCATCATGAGCAATCCACAAAAACTCTGCCGAGGTTGGCAGGCCCTATTATCGGTCTTGGTCGGGGCGTGTATCGCCGGCTTTTCGCCGAGCAATGCGAGCGCGCAGCCACCCTCGATCAAGATCGGCGAGGTCGTGCCGCGCGACGTGCGCGAGATTTATGATCGTGGTTTGCAATACCTGGTCAGCACTCAGAATGAAACCGGCGATTGGAAAGGGGGCGGCGAGCAGGGCCCCGGCGTCACAGGCATGGCCTTGATGGTGCTGCTGGCCTCGGGCGAAGACCCCAACTTCGGCCCCTACAGCAACAACGTCCGCCGCGCGCTGCGGAACATCATCACCCAGCAAAACGCCTCGACCGGAATCCTCGGCTCGAGCATGTATCATCATGGATTTGCCATGCTGGCGCTGGCCGAGGCCTATGGGACAGTCGACGACCGCAGCTTGTGGTCGGGAGGGGAAAAAGGCCAACGCTCGATTGGCCTGGCGCTTGAGTTGGCCGTACGTGGCGCCGTCACTTCGCAGCAGAAAAACCAGTTTGGCGGCTGGCGATACTCGCCCGACAGTCGCGATGCGGACACTTCGGTCAGTGGCGCCGTGTTGGTGGGGCTTTTGGCATCGCGCAACGCAGGAATCGAAATCCCTGACGAAGTGATCGAGAAGGCGATCAAGTATTACACACAGATGACCTCCGACCAGGGACAAGTGGCCTATGCCGGAGGGTTTGGCGGTTTCGACGAATCATTGGCACGCGTCTCTATCGCCACTTTGGTCTACTCCGTCGCCCGGCGAAAGGATCTCTCGCAATTCAAAGCGACTCTGCAGTTTCTCTCTCAGCGGTTGGAGAATAACCCGCCGCAATACCCGGAATACACTCGCTATTACCAGGCGCAGGCGCTGTTCCAGGGCGACGTCGAGGCGTGGGAGAAGTGGAACAAGCTGCTGGTCAGGCAACTGAAAACCGCGCAGTCGACGGATGGCAGCATTAAAGGGCAGTTTGGCCCCACGATCGGTACGTCGCTATCGCTATTGGCATTGGCTCTGAATTATCGCTTCCTGCCCATATACGAGCGTTGATTATGATTCGTCGCGATTCACAGCCTTTGTCATGGGCCGGCATTGTTGGCAATGCGAGGTGGCGTGTCGTGGCCTGGCTGCTGGGGTGCGCGTCGATTGCCGCTCCTCTCGGTGCGGCCCACGCCGATGAGGCGGCTGACGGCGCTTCCACAAGTGCGGTATTGCGTCTGAAGGATCGCGACTTTGGCATGGGCCGCCTGATCGACTCGCCCGCCGGCGATGTATTGGTGTGGCAGTCTGCCGCTTTTGCATCGCCGTTACGGTTTCCAATCAATAAAGTACGATCCGTCCATTTCCCGGTGACGGATCGTACGCTTCAGCCGCAAGGGGAATACTGCTTTGAATTGGCAGGCGGAGATACCCTGTTCGGAACGCTCGTCGAGTTAAACGGACCGGAAGCCGTGATTGACTCGCCGGCGCTGGGAAAGTTGCACATCGATCGTAGCGTTCTCCGCCGCATCCATCGCTGGAATACGGGCGACTTGATCTACTCGGGGCCTAACGGATTGGAAGGGTGGAAGACCTCGGGGAGTGCCGGAGCGTGGCGGGAAGATGGCGGGCATCTGGTAGCGGACGAGATTGGCGCGGTGATTCGCCGCGACTTCAAGGTTCCGGCCATGGCGCGCTTCGAGGTCGAGCTGGCGTGGAACAAGAAAGCCGATTTCGACCTGGCGTTTGGCGTTGGCGAGGATCCCAAATCGGTGCTGCGGGCTTTTCGCTTCGACGTTTGGGACAACAAGATCGTTGCCTGGCGCGAGACCGAACGCGAAGCCGACGTGACGGCCCTCGCGAAGATCGAGCCCGGCCCGGGGCATATGCATTTGCAGGCGCTCGTGGATCAAGAGAACGGGCGCATGCTGGTGCTGTCGGCGGCCGGGGAAAAATTGGCCGATTTGAAAGTGTCTACGGCCAAACCGCAGGCATTCGGTGGTTTGCAATTGACTAACAAAAGTGGTGATGTGCGGCTGGAACGCCTGCGGATCGGCAACTGGAACGGCGAAATACCCCAGCCTGTCGCCGCCGATAAGGCCAGAATCCACGCGGCCGACGGCGCGATCATCTACGGCCAATTGGAATCGTACGATTCGGCAAATCATCAGTTTGTCATTCGTGGCGACGCCGGCGAGCAGCGCTTCGGCGAGGATCAGGTACAAGACGTATTCCTGTCGGAATCCAATCCTGTCGGCGATCGCGCACTGGCGGCACTCTACACCGCCGGCACGCGCATCAGCGGCGATTTGATGAGGGTCGAGCAGAGCAAAATCTGGATCAAGTCGCCAGGCATCCGCGAGCCGGTGGCGGCACCTGTCGAGGCTCTGCACGCCTTGGTCATGGCCAGCCGGACCACGGAACCGATCGCACTTTCGGGGCGCGAAGGACGCCTGGAGCTGACCGGAGTTCTGTTGTACGGTTGCCTGGTTGATAGCACCCAAAGGAAGAGAGCTTCAGGGCAAGGCGGTGAGGAGGCGGTTGTCGAGGGATCAGGCAACTGCTTGATCTGGCAACCACGTGAAGGGGGCGAGTCCAGTCCCCTGGCGCCGGATGTGACGGGGCGCATTGTTTACCGCGATCGTCCCGTCGCGCCAAAAGCGCCTCCTCGCAAAAGTGCGCGAGTCGTGGCAGGCGCGGCACCTCTTGTAGCGCGCGGTGGGCTGCGTTCCGCCGCCCCCGCCAGCGATGACGAGCCGAATCGATCGGGCCCTCAACCGAGCAAGACCGAGTCTGTCTTGCACTTGCGCTATGGCGACACGATTCCGTGTACCGTGACAAGTACTGACGAGAAGGGAATAACGCTGCAGACGTCGGTCACCGATACGACCTTTGTTTCTCACGATCAAATTCAAGCGCTAGAGTTGATGCCCGAAGCCGCCTCGACAACGATAGCCAAACAGAAGAAAGAACGTTTGCTGACGTTGCCCCGGATGCAGCGCGATAATCCTCCCACGCAACTGATTCGCTCTATCGACGGCGACTATTTGCGCGGACGGCTGGTCTCCATGGATGCCACACAGCTCCAGGTCGAAATCCGTTTGGATACCAAGGCCATTCCGCGCGACAGCGTGGTTCGTATCATCTGGTTGCACCCAGAAACCGGCGCGCCCGGGGGCCCGGCTGGCGAGGCCGCTGCCAGACACGCCGGCACGCGCGTGCAAGCGTTGCAGAACGACGGCAACCGGTTGACGTTTTATGCCGACCGCTTCGAGGGTTCGATCCTGTCGGGCACGAGCGACTTGCTGGGTAATTGTCGCGTCGATGTGGCGCGTATCGACGAGTTGCTGTTGGGCGCGGCCATCGAGCAGTCGGCGGCGACGCTCGCCTTTCATCAATGGAAGCTCACACCCGCTGCCGATCCATTGGCGAGTCCCGACGGTGAGGAAGGGGAGGGGGGGGCCGAGGGGCTTGAGTCGGCGCTCGTTGGGAAACCGGCCCCCGAATTTCAGTTAGACATGCTCGATGGAACGCGATTCAACCTGGCCGATCGTAAAAACACGGTCGTGGTGCTCGACTTCTGGGCGTCGTGGTGTGGTCCGTGCCTGCAAGTGATGCCCCAAGTCGACAAGGTCGCCGAAGAGTTCGCGGCCGAGGGAGTGCAACTGGTGGCGATCAACCTGGAAGAAACTCCCGATCGCGTCACCGCCGCCCTCGAGCGATTGCACCTGGATATGCCTGTGGCGCTGGATCGCAACGGACGCGTGGCGGAGAAATACGGCGCCACGTCCATCCCGCAGACCGTGGTGATTGGCCGCGATGGCAAAGTCGCGCGGCTGTTCGTCGGCGCAAGCGCCCGTTTCGACGAGCAACTGCGCACGGCCCTCCGCGCGGTGCTGGCGGGCGACACGGAAAAGAAAGAGTGATCTCCGCTTCACCCGATCCGCTTTACCGGCCAGTCGCGCTATTCTGTATGTTTCTCACGTTATTTGTCCGCCGATGCGCTGCGTTGCACACGCCGGTGGCACGGATTCTGAATTGTCGTGGGCCGGTCTCGATGAACTCGATCCCGATGGTTTGGCCACTTTTGTTCGCGCTTTTCGTCCCGCTGTGCCTGCCGACGTGTGCTTGGGCGCAGCGCAGGCCGCGCGGCGCGAACATCTTTACGATGAAGGCCGACGGATCGGACGTGCAGTTGTTCGTCCAGGTGCCTGATATGGTATGGCACGGTTCGCCTATTTGGTCGCATGACGGACGCCGCATCGCCTTCGATGCCTCGCCTGATCAGAACGGAGGTGCGAGCGCCCGCATCTACGTGGCGTCGGTTAAGGACCCCGCGGGGACCGTGGCCGATTTAGGGCCTGGAAATAGCCCCTCTTGGTCGCCCGAGGACGACAAGCTGGTTTTCTATTTGCGCCCTGGCAATCCTGACGAGTTGCAGCCTGGCGTGTGGACGATGGCCGCTAACGGGGCCGATCGTAAGCGGTTGTGCGAAGGACAAAAGCCGCGTTGGTCGCCCGATGGAACGCGGATCGCGTTCATCAGCGATCACAACGGGGTAGCGAGCCTGGATGTCATTACACCGCGTTGGCGGAAGCGCGTGCTGCAGGTGGATTACGAGGCCATCGCGGGTTGTGGTTGGTCGCCCGACGGGGAAAAACTGGCCTTCGTCGGCACGCGGAAGAATCTCGAACCGCGCGAATTGGGAATCGTCGGTACGAAAGGGGACGAAAACGCGGTCGTCATGCGTTACCAGGCAGACTTCGGATGGCTTCCTAGCTGGTCGCCCGACGGCAAGCAGTTGGTGGTTTCCATGCGCGGCGAAGAGACGTTCCAGAAACTGACACTGCTTCGTGTGGCCGGAAAGCAATCGCCGTCATTCATCGATGGCCAAGCCGGCACGTTCTTCAATCTGGACGCCACATGGTCTCCCGATGGCCAACGTCTAGCGTTTAATAGCAATCGCGCAATTCCGGAATAGCCGGCCTCTGCTCGATGTCGCTGGCTAGCAGTGCTGCGCCCGTAAACCCGTCCTTTGGGGCCAGTGATCTTGACACGGGTACCGTGCAGCCGCTATTTGCTAGCGACACAATGGGGCTGTTGTGCCACGCCGGCGCCGGAGCAGGGATCGCATGTCCAAAATTCGTAGGCTTATCGAGAACTTTCGTCGGTCGCGCGATCCGCTGCGCGGCTTGGATGCGCAGCAGTGGCTGAATCAAGTAAGGACCGTGGCTCCGGCGGCGGTCGCGGTTGTCGAGCCCGAGTGGCGGGGCGTTTTTAGCTCGACGGTTAACCTGTTTCCGGCCTGCTTGCCGGTGCTCGATGGCTTGACCAAGCGCACAGCGGCGCGGATCGCTGATCTGATTCAAGAAACCGGCGTGTCGCGCGTGGTGTTTGCCGAGATGCCGAAGACCTACAAATACCTGCTCGACGCGCTCGAGCGCGGGCCGCGTAAAATCGACGTCTATGCAACCTGGTACAACAGCTTCATGATGTCGAGTCCGCGCAGCTGGAAGTCGCTCGTGGAGTTGAAGGAATTGGTTGCTGAGCGCCGGATCAAGAAGATCGGCTTTGCCAAGTCGGGCATGGCCGAGGTGTTTAATCGCCTGGGCGTGCCGGCATCGTTTGTTGTCCACGCGATTGCCAAAACGCCCTCTGGCGCGTCCGATCCGTTGCCGGGTGGCCCCCACTTGGGCGTGGCCGCTGTCAGTCTCGCTCGCTGGCGCAAGTTGCCGTTCGCCATGTTGGCAGCAGCGACGGAGGTCCCGGGCGCCGTGGTACACGCGGCCGGCGCGAATGATCAAGTCGAGAATTTCGCCAAGGAATTGCGCATCGATGCGCGAGTGCGTCGCCAGCCGGTTCCACAAGATGAGATGCCGCGGCATCTAAGCCTGATGCACTTGAATCTGTACGTCACGCTGTCGGAATGCTGTCCGATGTTGCCGCTGGAAAGCTTATCCGAGGGTGTGCCCTGTTTATTCGGGCCGAATTCCCACCTTTTCGAAGACGCGGCCTATCTGCACAGTCGACTCGTAGTTCCGTATCCGGAACGTAACGAAGTGATTGCGGACTACATTCGGCAGGCACTTGCCGAGCGCGACGACATTATCGCCGCCTATCGTCGCTGGGCGCCGCGGAACTGGCAACGCAGCAAAGCGTCGGTGGCCACGTTTCTTGACGTCAGCGAGAGTTCGGCCGTACTGCCGGCCGCCGCGTAAATCGCGCATAGAACGTCAGGCAGCCCGGCGGAACGTAGCCGGCGCCGCGGCGACCTGGTTGTATAACTGTACATGCCGGCTGGCGATTGAACGCCAGCTGAAATCTTGGGCCAGTTCGCGCGCACGATCGCCAAATTGCCGTGTTTTGGCAGGATTGGCCAATAAGGCCATGATCGCGTTAGCCAGTGCCGTGGGAGCTTCGGGCGGCACGAGCAAGCCAGTCCTTCCAGGCTCGATCAGGTCCATCATTCCTGGCAGCGTGGTAGCAATGACTCCGCGGCCGGCAGCGTAGCTTTCCAACACGACCAGTCCAAAGGCCTCCCAAGTGCGCGAAGGCGTCACCGTGAACAATGCGTTCTGTAGCAGCCACACCTTGGCAGCGCCTCGCGCCGAGCCGAGAAAGGACACGTGCTTGGCGAGACCCAGTCGCGCGCATTGGGCTTCGAGCGAGGCGCGTTGATCGCCATCGCCGGCGATCACGAGTCGGCTGCGCTGCTGTACTGGAATGTGAGACATGGCATCCAACAACACGTCGACCCCTTTGCGCGGATGCAATCGTCCGATGAAGAGGAAGTATTCGCCCGATTGCACCTGCGGATCGAGCCCAGCTGGACGCGACTCGTCGTGGGCAAAGGGTTCGAGGTCTACACCGTTTGGTATCGAGACGATGTTCCGTGCGCTGGGGCACAATCGCAAGTATCCGTCGTGGGTGAACTTGCTGATCGCGATCAGGGCGTCTGCGGCCGCGATGCTGCGCCCGTAGCGAACTGGAAAGCCTGGCTTCGACAGACGCCGTCCTTCGACGTGTACGTCGCCCCCGTGACTTGTAATCACGGTGGGAATGCCCAGTTGCCCTTCGCAGAGCATGGCCAGATAGCCGCAGGGATAGATCGAATGGCAGTGCAGCAAGTCGAAATGGCGCTGGCGGTGGGCTCGCTGCAACCAGTGTTTGTACCATTCCATGAAATGTCGGGTGGAGACAAACCGTGGGTGCCGCACGACGGGATAAGGCAGTTGCTGATCTTCGGCGGGAATCCGTCGGGGCGCCGGCGCCAAAACGACCGGCTCGTGCCCTAATTCCAGAAACTCTCTCGCCAGGGCATCGACCACCATCTCTTGGCCGCCTAATACGGGCAGAGCTGTCTCGGTATACAGGCAGATTCGCATGGCCTGACCTCCAGAGAATCAATCGATGCGTTGGAATGTGGAAAGGGGCGAAATGAGCGGGTCGGGAATCCTGGCGGCGACACTCGCCCGCGTCCCTTACGACAGGTCTTCACCGGTGTATCGTTTAAACTCTGCCGGTCACTTGAACCCTAACGGCAATTTTGATTAGGCAGATTGCGCAAAGCTTGAGTTGCCAGCGGACTTAGGGTGACAGCCTGTGTCGTGCTATCGCAGCCCGAGGCGTCGGTTTGAGCATGGGCCGCCGGTATGCCATGATGGGGGACGGTTTGGCGAGGTATTTCAGAGCGGTATTTCGTGGCTAGGAGCAGTATGGAGCGTCGCGAGTTCCTCAGAGCTGGTCTGACCGGAATCGGCAGCCTTTCGTTGCCCGGTTTGCTTCGCCTGCGCGCCCAGGCGGCCAGTAGCAATCCGCGTACTGCGCTCATCCTAGTCTGGTTGCGTGGCGGCGCCAGCCATTTAGAGACTTACGACCCCAAGCCCGAGGCCGCGAGCGACTTCCGGGGTCCGTTTGCTTCCATCGAGTCGGTGGCGCCGGGATTGCGCCTCGGCGAGTTGCTGCCGCGCCACGCGGCAATTGCCGACCGATTCTCGATCCTGCGCTCGATGTCGCACACCGGTGGGGGCCATCCGGCCGGCTCGTTGCAGTTGTTGACCGGGGATCCTTCGCCGGCAGATAAGGCGAAGCCCGAGTTTCCGGACTTAATGACGGTGGCGAACTATTTGCGGTTCGACCCGCAGCGGACGATTCCGAATTACGTCGGCGTGAATGGCATTTCGTCCTACGACGGCTTTGTCATCGCCGGATCGGCCTACTTGGGGGCAAAGTATGAGCCCTTTCGCGTGACCGGCGATCCCAGCGCCCCGGAATTTCAGGTGCCGAACATTGGCCTCAGCACTTCCCAAGGCGCGGCCCAACTTCGCGAGCGCGTGGGTTTGCGTGAGTCGTTTGATCGGATGCGCCGCAATATCGACAGCTCGGGCGGCATGCAGGCCATCGATTCGTTCGAGGCACAAGCCATCAGTTTGCTCACCAGCAGCGAAGCCCAGCGCGCTTTCGATATTCATCGCGAGGATCCGCGCACGCGCGACCGTTATGGCCGCAACGCCTGGGGACAGCAATGTCTCATGGCCCGCCGCCTGGTCGAGGCGGGTGTCGAGTTGATCACCACCACGTT
The window above is part of the Pirellulales bacterium genome. Proteins encoded here:
- a CDS encoding TlpA disulfide reductase family protein, which produces MIRRDSQPLSWAGIVGNARWRVVAWLLGCASIAAPLGAAHADEAADGASTSAVLRLKDRDFGMGRLIDSPAGDVLVWQSAAFASPLRFPINKVRSVHFPVTDRTLQPQGEYCFELAGGDTLFGTLVELNGPEAVIDSPALGKLHIDRSVLRRIHRWNTGDLIYSGPNGLEGWKTSGSAGAWREDGGHLVADEIGAVIRRDFKVPAMARFEVELAWNKKADFDLAFGVGEDPKSVLRAFRFDVWDNKIVAWRETEREADVTALAKIEPGPGHMHLQALVDQENGRMLVLSAAGEKLADLKVSTAKPQAFGGLQLTNKSGDVRLERLRIGNWNGEIPQPVAADKARIHAADGAIIYGQLESYDSANHQFVIRGDAGEQRFGEDQVQDVFLSESNPVGDRALAALYTAGTRISGDLMRVEQSKIWIKSPGIREPVAAPVEALHALVMASRTTEPIALSGREGRLELTGVLLYGCLVDSTQRKRASGQGGEEAVVEGSGNCLIWQPREGGESSPLAPDVTGRIVYRDRPVAPKAPPRKSARVVAGAAPLVARGGLRSAAPASDDEPNRSGPQPSKTESVLHLRYGDTIPCTVTSTDEKGITLQTSVTDTTFVSHDQIQALELMPEAASTTIAKQKKERLLTLPRMQRDNPPTQLIRSIDGDYLRGRLVSMDATQLQVEIRLDTKAIPRDSVVRIIWLHPETGAPGGPAGEAAARHAGTRVQALQNDGNRLTFYADRFEGSILSGTSDLLGNCRVDVARIDELLLGAAIEQSAATLAFHQWKLTPAADPLASPDGEEGEGGAEGLESALVGKPAPEFQLDMLDGTRFNLADRKNTVVVLDFWASWCGPCLQVMPQVDKVAEEFAAEGVQLVAINLEETPDRVTAALERLHLDMPVALDRNGRVAEKYGATSIPQTVVIGRDGKVARLFVGASARFDEQLRTALRAVLAGDTEKKE
- a CDS encoding glycosyltransferase family 4 protein, with the translated sequence MRICLYTETALPVLGGQEMVVDALAREFLELGHEPVVLAPAPRRIPAEDQQLPYPVVRHPRFVSTRHFMEWYKHWLQRAHRQRHFDLLHCHSIYPCGYLAMLCEGQLGIPTVITSHGGDVHVEGRRLSKPGFPVRYGRSIAAADALIAISKFTHDGYLRLCPSARNIVSIPNGVDLEPFAHDESRPAGLDPQVQSGEYFLFIGRLHPRKGVDVLLDAMSHIPVQQRSRLVIAGDGDQRASLEAQCARLGLAKHVSFLGSARGAAKVWLLQNALFTVTPSRTWEAFGLVVLESYAAGRGVIATTLPGMMDLIEPGRTGLLVPPEAPTALANAIMALLANPAKTRQFGDRARELAQDFSWRSIASRHVQLYNQVAAAPATFRRAA
- a CDS encoding squalene--hopene cyclase — translated: MSNPQKLCRGWQALLSVLVGACIAGFSPSNASAQPPSIKIGEVVPRDVREIYDRGLQYLVSTQNETGDWKGGGEQGPGVTGMALMVLLASGEDPNFGPYSNNVRRALRNIITQQNASTGILGSSMYHHGFAMLALAEAYGTVDDRSLWSGGEKGQRSIGLALELAVRGAVTSQQKNQFGGWRYSPDSRDADTSVSGAVLVGLLASRNAGIEIPDEVIEKAIKYYTQMTSDQGQVAYAGGFGGFDESLARVSIATLVYSVARRKDLSQFKATLQFLSQRLENNPPQYPEYTRYYQAQALFQGDVEAWEKWNKLLVRQLKTAQSTDGSIKGQFGPTIGTSLSLLALALNYRFLPIYER
- a CDS encoding DUF1501 domain-containing protein, which gives rise to MARSSMERREFLRAGLTGIGSLSLPGLLRLRAQAASSNPRTALILVWLRGGASHLETYDPKPEAASDFRGPFASIESVAPGLRLGELLPRHAAIADRFSILRSMSHTGGGHPAGSLQLLTGDPSPADKAKPEFPDLMTVANYLRFDPQRTIPNYVGVNGISSYDGFVIAGSAYLGAKYEPFRVTGDPSAPEFQVPNIGLSTSQGAAQLRERVGLRESFDRMRRNIDSSGGMQAIDSFEAQAISLLTSSEAQRAFDIHREDPRTRDRYGRNAWGQQCLMARRLVEAGVELITTTFDGPLCGRVANWDDHAVNHHVFDALAYRAPAFDQAVTALIEDIYARGLDKKVLVVVTGEFGRTPRISHVASSGGGVASGGLGTVQPGRDHWPAANSMLFAGGGIRTGQIIGATDRRGEEVVDRRMGVGDFLATIYRHLGIDAEKVAIPNFSGRPIPILNDGSPIRELQSVA